Sequence from the Aquimarina sp. Aq107 genome:
CAGATTGATCCAAATAGACTTTTAAAACTGGTATTGCGCTAGTAAAATTAATTTCTAAATAGGCTTTTGTACTATCATAGGTAATTCTTGCATCAGACCAATATCCATTGTCACTGACTGAACTAAGATTTAGACCACCATATGCAGACCAACCTTTAAACCAAGATATTTTAGCGACTCTTGGTGTCGATGAACCCCCGGTAGTTAAGAGTGTAACTTCATTGTAACCTCTTCCATACGCTCCATCAAGTCTTGCAACTTTTTTCCAACCAGGTCCATCTACAGAAACTGTTTTGTTTATTTCATTTTGAGCATTTAATCCTAAGCTGGTAATACACAATATTAATAAGATAATTTTTTTCATATTCTAAGGGTTATTTGTTGTCTAGTACATTGTTTAATTTCTCTTCAAGGGATTTAATACGTTTCTCCTGCTCAATAGTATATAAAGTCAGTTCTTCAATTTTCTCTAGAAGTTTAGCATTCATCTCACCTAATTGGATGCCGTTTTTCTCTACTTCTGCCGCAGATGGGATGTTGATTAAATGACCTTTTTCTATGATATGATCTTCTACTTGTTGTAGGGTAGGGAGGTTGTAATCTTTTTTAAATACATAATCTGCCCAATTGGTTTCTACTTTAATTTCTTTAGCTCTAATATTTCCGTTTACGGCTAATTTAAAACCAGATGAATTTGTTGTACCAATGCCAACGAATCCTTCAAAATAGGATGGTTTACCATTTCCTCTTAAACTAGTTTGCCCTCCTAAGGATAAATACCCATATTCACCACTTGCGTTGTCCGCAAGATGAAGATGTATTTTCTGAGAGTTATTTTTTTCAGTAATTAGTAGTCCTTTGTCTTCATTTTGATTATCGTCTTGAGCAATTTCTATTCTACCAGACGGAAAATACCAATCACCTTTTGTTGGAACATCTTCTAATGAGTCGATGTTTAAAGATTCTATAGGAGTATCTGCTATAGTGACGATAAACGGAGCTTCTTTAGTAACCACAGCTGTAAAGGAAAGATGTCCCCATCCACTTTGGGAAAATGCCCACAATTCAGATACCTTGGCAGATATTTTTTTGAATTTTAAAACAGGCATATTTGTTCCAGAAACGTTGTGTTGCCAATCATTAGTGGAGTTTTCTCTAAGTCTTAAGATTGCAGTACCATTATATTTTGTCCAAGTATTTACGTAGTGAAAATTAACAGAAATGTTTACTGAATTATGATTTCCATTTCCGTTTAAATCAAAATTCATAAGCTTATACCATTTACCTCCAGAATGTTGACCAAGTGAATACTTCTTTTCATAATGATCTTGTCCAAAAACACTAATACTAGAAATTAAAACACACAGAAAAAACAATGACTTACTCATAATTTAAAAAAATTGAATATTATTAATTGACTATATTTAAATCTTCCGTTTTAGGGTTTATACCTTTTGGTATTTAAAAGAAGGGCGCAAATATAATATGAATAAGGTAATCCCATCGTTTAAATAATTGATTGTTAACAACTTCTTAATGCACGAAATTCTAATATTTTAATAGTTGTTTGGTAATGAGTTTTTTAGCTTAAATCCCTTAATGTTTTTATATTTTTATTCTTCTAAAGTTCCCCGTTTGGTTTTATTTTATAATATATAGTGTCTTGAGATTGTAATATGTTACTATCAAAATTCATTTTTTTTGAAATAATATGAAAACTGACCCTTCGACTATATTCAAGGTTCTCTATGTAATACAAAATAAGTTAGGTTTCGGTGTAGTCGAAACGCGACAAGCTTCGTATGTATAATAGATAAGATTATGAGAACTTCAGTCTGCGAAGAGGTTAATGAGAATTATAAGAGGGCCGAGATTATCGAAGTTCGATAAACATCAATACCGTTCTATAGGTTTAAAAACCTGAAAATCAAATAAAAAAAAGCAACCAGATGAAACCACCTGATTGCTTTTTAAAAAAATATATAACTAATATTATATGATCGTAGATTGTCCTACGTGTATATTTTCAAAATTGATATTAGAATCTTCTGGATTTAGTATGTAATCATATATAAAGTCTCCAACTTTTTCGGTAGTTAAAGGATTTAGACTATTAAGATCAGGAGTGGTAATGTTTAGCTCTAGTGCCTTTTCTACAGCATCTTTTATTGCGTTAGCTTCGTCCATAAGATCAAAATGCTCCAATAACATAGCTGCAGAAAGAATTGCCGCGATTGGATTAGCAATTCCTTTTCCTGTTGCTTGTGGATAGGATCCATGAATCGGTTCGAACATACAACAAGTGTCACCAACAGAAGCAGACGCTAATAAGCCAATAGAACCGCCAATTACACTGGCCTCATCAGAGATAATATCTCCGAACATATTTTCTGTCAAAATTACATCGAATTGGCTAGGATTTAGGATCATTTGCATAGCAGCATTATCTACGAATAAGAAATCTAAATCTACATCAGTATATTCTTTTGCAATTTCTGTAACTACTTTCCTCCATAGACGAGAAGATTCCAGTACATTAGCTTTGTCTACTAATGTTAATTTTTTTCTTCTCTTTTGAGCTGCTTTAAACGCAAGGTGAGAGATGCGTTCAATTTCTTCCTTGGAGTACTCACATAAATCTGAAGCAATTGTTCCTTCTTCATTTAGCTGTTTTTTTCCAAAATAGATACCACCAGTAAGCTCTCGGTATATCGAAATATCAGTACCTTCTATTATTTCTTTTTTAAGAGGAGACTTGTCTAACAGAGTTTCATATGCTTTTACCGGACGTATATTTGCATATAAACCTAATTCTTTTCGTAATTTCAATAATCCTTGTTCTGGGCGTACAGGAGCACTAGGATCATTATCATACTTTGGATCTCCAATAGCACCAAAAAGTACTGCATCTGTGTCTGCACAGAGTTGTAGTGTTTTGTCCGGCAATGGATTACCAGTCTTATCGATAGCTATAGCTCCAACTAAAGCATCTTTAAAAGTAAATAAATGATCAAAACGATGCGCAATGGCTTCCATTGCTTTTACGGCTTGGCCAGTAACTTCTGGTCCAATTCCATCTCCTGATAATACAGCAATTTCTAGTTTCATAAGTAGTTTGTTATATCATAATGAGCTTTATAGTTTTCTATGGCCTAATTATGATCTTTGTATATTATATCCTTGCTTTTTCGAAAGCTTCAATTTCTGATTGGTTACTAATTAAGAAATCAATGTCGTCATAGCCATTCATCAAGCACATTTTTTTATAATTATCAATTTCAAAATTGGCTGAAGATCCTGAAGAAAGAATCGTAATTTTCTGTTCTTCTAAGTCTACTTCAATAGACGTAGAAGGATCTTTTTTGATTTCTGAAAATAGTTTCTGAAGATATTCTGGCGATACCTGAACAGGTAATAGTCCATTGTTTAGTGAATTTCCCTTAAATATATCAGCAAAAAAACTGGATACAACCACTTTTATTCCATAATCATGAATAGCCCAAGCTGCATGTTCTCTACTCGAGCCGCAACCAAAGTTATCGCCCGCTACTAGAATACTACCAGAGTAATTGGTGTTATTTAGTGCAAAATCGGTATTAATACTTCCGTTTTTATGAAAACGCCAATCTCTAAAAAGGTTTTCTCCAAAACCTTCTCGATCCGTTGCTTTAAGAAAACGAGCAGGAATGATTTGGTCAGTATCTACATTTTCTATAGACAATGGTATTGCAGTGGATGTGAGTTTGATAAACTTATCCATAATTTTAATTTAGGTGTTTAGTGATATCAATAATTTTTCCTTCAACTGCTGTCGCGGCGGCAATTAATGGACTGGCAAGAATTGTTCTAGCTCCTTGTCCTTGGCGGCCTTCAAAATTTCTATTAGATGTAGAAACACAATATGCTCCTTCAGGTATTTTATCGTCGTTCATCGCTAAGCAAGCAGAGCATCCAGGTTGTCTTAGTTTAAATCCGGCTTCTTCAAAAATATCGTGTAATCCTTCATCAACAATTTGAGAAGCTACTTGTTGTGATCCTGGTACCAACCATGCTGTTACACTTTCTGCTTTTTTCTTACCTTTAATATAGTTAGCTGCTACTCTAAAATCTTCAATTCTACTGTTTGTACAGCTTCCTATAAAAACGTAATTAATTTGTTGATTGATTAAAGATTGTCCTTTTTCAAAATTCATATATGCTAATGATTTTTCGAAAGAAGCGTTGTTTTCTGAAGGTATATTTTCTGTAACCTTAATCCCCATTCCAGGGTTGGTTCCATAGGTAATCATAGGTTCTATATCAGCTGCATCAAAATGGTATTCTTTATCAAAAATAGCACCTTGATCTGTAGGTAGTGTTTTCCAATACGCTACTTTTTTGTCATATGCATCTCCTTTTGGAGCGAACTCACGTCCTTTTACATATTCGAAAGTAGTTTCATCTGGAGCAATCATACCTCCACGAGCTCCCATTTCGATACTCATGTTACATACGGTCATACGACCTTCCATCGACATTTCTTCGAATACATTACCTGCATATTCGCAGAAATATCCGGTACCAGCATTGGTTCCTAATTTTGCAATTATATAGAGTATGACATCTTTTGGAAGTACACCAGATCGTAACTTTCCATTCACGCTTACTCTAAGACTTTTAGGTTTTTGTAGTAATAAACACTGACTCGCAAATACCTGAGCTACCTGACTGGTTCCTATACCAAAGGCAATAGAACCAAATGCACCATGGGTAGAGGTGTGGCTATCACCACAAACCATAGTCATTCCTGGTTGTGTAATACCAAGTTCTGGAGCCATTACATGTACAATTCCATTATACTTATGTCCTAGTCCATAAAGAGTAATATTGTTTTTGTCACAATTCTTTGTCAGTTGTTCTAGCTGATTCCGAGATAACGGATCTTTTATTGGTAAATGCTGATCTACAGTTGGTGTATTATGATCAGCAGTTGCAACGACTTGATTAGGTCTTAAAACAGGAATTCCACGCTGTTCAAGTTCATTAAATGCTTGTGGACTTGTAACTTCGTGGATAAGATGCTGATCTATATAAAGTATTTGAGGGCCATTCTCTACTTCTTTGACGACGTGAGCGTCCCAAACTTTATCAAATAATGTCTTCTTCATATGTTATGTTATTCTAGAAGTAATGAGGAAAAAATGTTATGCTACTGCAACAGCTTCTACCTGAACAGTTTTCATAATTTCATGAATATCATCATTAATTACTTCTTTCTTTCTATCAGCATAGTTTAAAAATTCCTTATACACTTGATCTAGTTGAAGTTTTGTTAATTCGTATCCAATTTTTTTCGCTCGATAGGCCAATGCTGCTCTACCACTTCTTGCAGTAAGTACAATAGCAGATTCTGTAACTCCAACTTCTGCAGGATCAATAATTTCGTATGTTTCACGGTTTTTAATAACTCCATCTTGATGTATTCCTGAGCTATGCGCAAAAGCATTTGCTCCAACGATAGCTTTGTTTGGTTGTACCATCATTCCCATGCTTTCAGAAACCATTAAACTAGTGTCATATAATAATCTGGAATTAATATCAGTATTAAGGTGTAGATATGGATGTTGTTTCATAATCATTACTACCTCTTCTAAGGCAGTATTTCCTGCACGTTCTCCAATACCATTAATGGTGCATTCTATTTGTCTAGCACCGTTTATAGCTCCAACAATCGAATTAGCTGTTGCCAATCCAAGATCATTATGACAGTGACAAGAAATAATAACGTTTTCAATACCTTTTACATTCTCTTTTAAATATTTTATTTTTTCACCGTATTCTTCTGGTAAGCAATAGCCTGTTGTATCAGGAATATTAAGTACTGTTGCTCCAGCTTTGATCATGGCTTCACATACTTTGGCTAAAAACTCATTATCTGTACGACCGGCATCTTCCGCATAAAATTCCACATCTTCAACAAAAGATTTAGCATATTTTACTGCAGCAATTCCTCGTTCAATTACCTTGTCTTGAGTAGAATTAAATTTGTATTTAATATGTGATTCTGATGTTCCGATTCCTGTATGAATCCTAGGTTTTTTTGCATATTTAAGAGCTTCTGCTGCCACTTTAATGTCATTTTCTACGGCTCTGGTTAATCCACAAACAGTTGCGTTTTTTACAATTTTTGCAATTTCATTTACAGAAGTAAAATCTCCAGGACTAGAAACTGGAAATCCAGCTTCTATTACATCAACTCCTAGAAGATCCAATCGCTCCGCAATAACTAACTTCTGTTTCGTATTTAATTTACAACCAGGGACCTGTTCTCCGTCTCTTAACGTGGTGTCAAAAATTTGGACTTTATTATCGCTCATAGGAATTATGTGAATTGTTAATTTTGATAATTTCTTTTGAAAATATATTCTAAGATGTTTTAGTATTCTCTTACGAATTTATATTTTGGTTATTCAAAAAGAAGGGATTTAGCTACATGTTTTACAATGTTGAAATGTTTTTAAATAAGCTTAATTAATTCTTAATCAGTTAATTACAATATATTTTCTTACAATGACTAATGATCAAAAAGATCCTTTGTTTGTTTTAGTGAAGTCACTATCTAAGTCCGAAAAACGACAGTTTAAGGTGTATGTTGGTAGACTTGGAGTAAATACAGATTCTAAATTTTTAGCACTTTTTAATCATTTGGATAAGAGTGAAACTTTAGATGAAGAATTAATTGTGGCTAAGGGGATTGTAAAAAAACAACAACTATCTAATCTCAAAGCGCATTTGTATAAACAAATTTTGATCAGTCTTAGATTAAGTCCGTTACATCAAAATATAAGGTCACAAATAAGAGAACAACTCGATTTTGCCACTATTTTATATCATAAAGGATTGTATAAGCAAAGTCTGAAAATTCTAGATAAAGCTAAAACTTTAGCAAAAGAAAATGAAGAGAATAATATTGCCTATGAAATTGTAGAATTAGAAAAAGTAATAGAAACACAATATATAACAAGAAGTATCAATAGCCGAGCAGATGAATTAACCATAGAGGCAAAGATGTTGAGCATGAAAAACGTGCTTACTAGTCGATTATCAAATCTTTCACTTCAGTTATATGGTTTGATGATAAAAAGCGGGTATGTACGAAATGATAAGGAACATAATATTATTACCAATTATTTCGAAAGTAAATTACCTAAGTATGATTGGAATATTTTAGGTTTCAGAGAAAAACTATGGTTATATAAGGCTCATTTGTGGTATAGTTTTATGGTTCAGGATTTCTTGTCCTGCTATAAATATTCTAAAAAGTGGGTTGATCTTTTCTATGAAAATCCAAAAATGATTATTCTTAACCCAGTATTTTTTCTTAGAGGAAATCATTATTTATTAGAGTCCTTGTATCTTATTCAGGATAAAACGCAATTAAAATTAACATTGAGTAAGTTTGAAAAAACTATTAAATCAGATGATTTTCCAATAGATGATAATATTGAGGTACTTTCATTTCAATTTATTTATAATAATAGATTGAATGTGCATTTTCTGGAAGGTACTTTTGATGAAGGAGAATATTTAGTTACTGAAATCTTAGATGGTATCACCGAGTATAAAAACCGTTTAGATGATCATCATATTATGGTTTTATATTATAAAATAGGTTGTTTGTATTTTGGGATGGCGGATCATCGTAAGTGCATAGAATATCTGAGCAAGATCATTAACAATAAGTCACTAAAGATGCGTGAGGATTTAATGTGTTTTGCTAGAGTTTTAAGCCTTGTAGCACATTATGAGGCTGGTATGGATTATCATCTAGAAACTCAGCTAAAAGAAACTTACAGATTTTTAATTAAAATGGATGATCTTTATGAGGTGCAAAAGGAGATGATTAAATTTCTGAAAAACCTTGGAGATATCTTTCCTCATCAAATTAAGGACGAATTTAGAAAACTCCATAAAACTTTAAAACAATATGAGGATCATCCTTACGAAAAAAGAGCATTTTTGTATTTAGATATTTTATCTTGGCTAGAAAGCAATATCGAAAGTAGACCTGTTGCAGATATTATTAAAGAAAAATCGAAAAAGTTAGTTCGCTAACTATATAATTTATGCCAAAAAATTCTCATCACCTACGCAATATTTTAGAATTAAACCTTGCCATGCTTTTTATAAGCACTTCTGGCGCATTGGGCAGATATATTGATATGCCTGTGCCAGTTACTATTGCCTTTAGAGCGATATTGGCAGGAGTCATATTGTTTTTATTTTGTAAATGGAAAAAAATCTCTTTTGGAATAGCTTCTTCCGATCGATTTATAATTATTATCGGAGGTGTTTTAATGGGGTTGCATTGGATTACATATTTCTATGCATTAAAAATGTCCAATGTGGCTATTGGTATGCTGTCTATATTTACATATCCTGTAATTACTTCATTTTTAGAACCAATACTTTTGAAAACTAAATTTCAGAAAATGCATTTGGTTTTAGGGGCTCTAGTGTTATTAGGAATTTATTTTTTAGTTCCAAATTTTAGTTTAGATAATTCTTATGCTCAAGCCGTTGGATTTGGAGTAGTATCTGCTTTATGCTATGCATTACGTAACTTAATCATGAAAACTAAAGTAAGTAATTATCATGGTTCCATGCTAATGTGGTATCAACTTGTTGTTATTAGTATTATATTATTACCAACACTCTTTATAATGGATAGTTCGGGTATTGTATCGCAATGGCCTTGGACTTTAGTATTGGCAATTCTTACTACTGCTATTGGTCATACACTATTTTTGTTTAGTTTAAAGCGTTTTTCTGCTACAACAGCGAGTATTATAAGTAGTATACAGCCAGTATATGGTATTATTATAGGCATAATTTTTCTTAAAGAAATACCTGTTTTAACAACAATTATAGGTGGGATGTTAATTCTAACTTCAGTGGTAATAGAGAGCGTGAGATCATACAAATAAATCATTTGACTCGTAAATACCTGTTATCAGGAATTATTATTTTTTATTCGAGTAGTTTTAGGGACGTATTTTGGAGCGATCCATTGTTTGTAAATAAAATATTCTAATAATGGAATAATTAGAATTAGGAATAATAGTATTAGTAGTGATTTTACCATTGCATTGTATTGAGAGCTTATTACTAATGCAAACCACTTATTTAGTTTATCAATGACTACTTTTTCTATATCTTTATATCCTACTTCTAATAATAAATCCATTACAGTACTAAATTCCTCATACGGTAATGCTTCAGAAAAATCAATATGTCCTCTTCCTGCTGATGTTATAAATGCATACACTGTTAATTTATAAAGGTCATCACTGTAATGATTAACAATATGTTTTGCTAATTTGTTTTTTGTTTTATTGACAACAGAATTCCCCGTATTATGGTTTTTTAGATAGTTTTCGAAAATAACAGCATAATCTTGCGAACCTGATTTTGCTTTTATGGCAAGTCCTTGTAATGAAAGTATAAATTTATTTTTGGCTTCTTCGGATTCAAATACTTGAGACATAGATCCTTCAAATACTTCTTGTACAATAACCGCTTTTTCGTTATCTAGTATTTTATATATACCTCTTAAAAACCCCCATTGTCCAAAGATGTATAGTATTCCAATAAGCAATAATGGAATATATAACTTTACTGCCCAATTATAATACCGCGGAGTTCTTTTTAAAATGCCTTTACGCCATAAAAAAACGCAGTACATAATTGTGATAATAAACCCTAGGAATAAAAAAAGGATGATGTTAAAAATCAAAGTCCCCGAATTAGGAATTACAATATCTCTGATAATACTCCAGATAAAATTCCAATCAATATTTTTAAATAATTCTGATGAATATGATATGTACTCCATATATTCTTAATTAGTAATAAAATAGAAAAAAGAGATTTCTTTCTATTTATTAGTATTGCAATTGCATAAAACGTTACCTGCAAAAAAATGCAGCTTAAATACAATCGTTCCAGATAGAGTCTAATGGAGGAGGAGCTATTATTGTTAAAGGTTCTTTTTTTACTGGGTGTAAGAACGTTAATTTTCTTGCGTGTAAGTGGATGCTACCATCTTTGTTACTTCGGTCAGCTCCATATTTTAAATCTCCTTTAATCACACAACCAATATGGGATAGTTGAGATCTTATTTGATGATGTCTACCAGTGTGAAGGTCAATCTCTAAAAGATAATAGTTGTTTAGTTTTTTTATAATTCTATAGTCTAAAACAGCTTTTTTACTATCAGGCACCTCCTTTTTATGAGCATACGATTTATTTTGTTTTGGATTACGTTTCAACCAATGTACAAGACTATCATTTTCTTTTGGAGGAGGATTTTTTACAACTGCCCAATATGTTTTTTTAGCTTCTTTATTTGCGAAAAGCTTATTAAGTCTAGGTAGTGCTTTACTGGTTCTTGCAAAAACCACAATACCACTGGTAGGACGATCAAGCCGATGAACTACACCTAAATAAACAGCACCAGGTTTATCGTATTTTTCTGCGATGTATTCTTTAACGACTTCACTTAATGGTTGATCTCCAGTTTTATCCCCTTGCACAATATCTCCTGAC
This genomic interval carries:
- a CDS encoding RluA family pseudouridine synthase encodes the protein MFEKITSNKSNLQVLFEDNHLIIVNKRSGDIVQGDKTGDQPLSEVVKEYIAEKYDKPGAVYLGVVHRLDRPTSGIVVFARTSKALPRLNKLFANKEAKKTYWAVVKNPPPKENDSLVHWLKRNPKQNKSYAHKKEVPDSKKAVLDYRIIKKLNNYYLLEIDLHTGRHHQIRSQLSHIGCVIKGDLKYGADRSNKDGSIHLHARKLTFLHPVKKEPLTIIAPPPLDSIWNDCI
- the leuD gene encoding 3-isopropylmalate dehydratase small subunit, with product MDKFIKLTSTAIPLSIENVDTDQIIPARFLKATDREGFGENLFRDWRFHKNGSINTDFALNNTNYSGSILVAGDNFGCGSSREHAAWAIHDYGIKVVVSSFFADIFKGNSLNNGLLPVQVSPEYLQKLFSEIKKDPSTSIEVDLEEQKITILSSGSSANFEIDNYKKMCLMNGYDDIDFLISNQSEIEAFEKARI
- the leuC gene encoding 3-isopropylmalate dehydratase large subunit, which gives rise to MKKTLFDKVWDAHVVKEVENGPQILYIDQHLIHEVTSPQAFNELEQRGIPVLRPNQVVATADHNTPTVDQHLPIKDPLSRNQLEQLTKNCDKNNITLYGLGHKYNGIVHVMAPELGITQPGMTMVCGDSHTSTHGAFGSIAFGIGTSQVAQVFASQCLLLQKPKSLRVSVNGKLRSGVLPKDVILYIIAKLGTNAGTGYFCEYAGNVFEEMSMEGRMTVCNMSIEMGARGGMIAPDETTFEYVKGREFAPKGDAYDKKVAYWKTLPTDQGAIFDKEYHFDAADIEPMITYGTNPGMGIKVTENIPSENNASFEKSLAYMNFEKGQSLINQQINYVFIGSCTNSRIEDFRVAANYIKGKKKAESVTAWLVPGSQQVASQIVDEGLHDIFEEAGFKLRQPGCSACLAMNDDKIPEGAYCVSTSNRNFEGRQGQGARTILASPLIAAATAVEGKIIDITKHLN
- a CDS encoding DMT family transporter; this encodes MPKNSHHLRNILELNLAMLFISTSGALGRYIDMPVPVTIAFRAILAGVILFLFCKWKKISFGIASSDRFIIIIGGVLMGLHWITYFYALKMSNVAIGMLSIFTYPVITSFLEPILLKTKFQKMHLVLGALVLLGIYFLVPNFSLDNSYAQAVGFGVVSALCYALRNLIMKTKVSNYHGSMLMWYQLVVISIILLPTLFIMDSSGIVSQWPWTLVLAILTTAIGHTLFLFSLKRFSATTASIISSIQPVYGIIIGIIFLKEIPVLTTIIGGMLILTSVVIESVRSYK
- a CDS encoding 2-isopropylmalate synthase; the encoded protein is MSDNKVQIFDTTLRDGEQVPGCKLNTKQKLVIAERLDLLGVDVIEAGFPVSSPGDFTSVNEIAKIVKNATVCGLTRAVENDIKVAAEALKYAKKPRIHTGIGTSESHIKYKFNSTQDKVIERGIAAVKYAKSFVEDVEFYAEDAGRTDNEFLAKVCEAMIKAGATVLNIPDTTGYCLPEEYGEKIKYLKENVKGIENVIISCHCHNDLGLATANSIVGAINGARQIECTINGIGERAGNTALEEVVMIMKQHPYLHLNTDINSRLLYDTSLMVSESMGMMVQPNKAIVGANAFAHSSGIHQDGVIKNRETYEIIDPAEVGVTESAIVLTARSGRAALAYRAKKIGYELTKLQLDQVYKEFLNYADRKKEVINDDIHEIMKTVQVEAVAVA
- the leuB gene encoding 3-isopropylmalate dehydrogenase, with amino-acid sequence MKLEIAVLSGDGIGPEVTGQAVKAMEAIAHRFDHLFTFKDALVGAIAIDKTGNPLPDKTLQLCADTDAVLFGAIGDPKYDNDPSAPVRPEQGLLKLRKELGLYANIRPVKAYETLLDKSPLKKEIIEGTDISIYRELTGGIYFGKKQLNEEGTIASDLCEYSKEEIERISHLAFKAAQKRRKKLTLVDKANVLESSRLWRKVVTEIAKEYTDVDLDFLFVDNAAMQMILNPSQFDVILTENMFGDIISDEASVIGGSIGLLASASVGDTCCMFEPIHGSYPQATGKGIANPIAAILSAAMLLEHFDLMDEANAIKDAVEKALELNITTPDLNSLNPLTTEKVGDFIYDYILNPEDSNINFENIHVGQSTII